In the Populus trichocarpa isolate Nisqually-1 chromosome 8, P.trichocarpa_v4.1, whole genome shotgun sequence genome, ATAAGAACGACTTCCTCGCCCGTCTCGTCCCCTCGTCTCATCGGCGTCGGGGATCGTGCGGGTCGTGGTGTCGCCAAGGAATGCTACCTGGTTGATCCTGCCAGTAGTCATATGCTTGTCTCAAAGATTAAGCCATGCATGTGTAAGTATGAACTAATTCAGACTGTGAAACTGCGAATGGCTCATTAAATcagttatagtttgtttgatgGTATTTGCTACTCGGATAACCGTAGTAATTCTAGAGCTAATACGTGCAACAAACCCCGACTTCTGGAAGGGAcgcatttattagataaaaggtCGACGCGGGCTCTGCCCGTTGCTCTGATGATTCATGATAACTCGACGGATCGCACGGCCTTCGTGCTGGCGACGCATCATTCAAATTTCTGCCCTATCAACTTTCGATGGTAGGATAGAGGCCTACTGTTAGAGGTCTAGGCGCGGGGCGCGCCAACGAAGGCACATTGcctagaattcggcagcgatggACTGCGGCAGAAACGAATTCGGCAGGCAGCGTGCAAGGGTCTGTGCAAGTCTTTGAGCTGGCGACTTGGCATGGACGTGGGGCTTAGACAATGGACTTTCTAAGTCAGCAGCTGACGCAGCAGAAATTGGCAATTGGGGCTGCCAAGTAGACAGCCAGGAAATGGGGGAAGTGGCAGCTTCATGGGAAGCAAAACGTGGGAGCATAAACTGGGGTGTTCTCCATGCCACTAAGTCCTGGAAACATGGGATCATGGATGAGAGGTAGTGCTCCACTATATCCTGAAAACATGGGATCATGGGTTCGAGAAAGTGCTCCACTAGGTCCCGAAAATAGGGGTTAATGGGGGGGAGCTTGCTGCTCATATTTGTCTATAAATAGGCTGCCAAGCCTCTGTTGTGGAGCTTGCgatttgtgcatagcacacaccaTATTTGTGTATTCCTTTgttgatgagataaataaaggttgagaggGATTCTTGTAAAACTCTTGTGTGCTTGTGTTGCTTGTGTTTACTTGTTGTCTACGACGAGGCGAGTGTGAGAACCTCCTTGGGTGAGCAAAACACATAGTCGTAGGAAAACACGAGTGAAAGGGTGAGGCAAGGCTGAGTCTAGTTGGGACTAGACTGCCGCATTGGGTTAAGTTTCGTTGCGAAAAATTAACCCCgtgacaattggtatcagagcacggTTGATTCTAAAAACGTGCAGCGAAAGTCATGGAAGCTATTCGGGAACGGTTGACGCGTCTTGAGACCTTGATAGGGTCGgaggaagaagacgaagaacGTTCTATTGTTGATCGCTTGAAGGAAGCTGTGGAAAGCGCTGAAAGGGCTGAGAGCTTGTACATTTCTCTTGCGGCAGAATCGAGTGAACGATTGGCTACTATCGAAGAGACAATTGCCATTCTGAAGAAGGCAGTGACAAGCGCTCCTATTGGGGTAAGTACTTCTAAACCTAAAGTGCCTGAACCAAAGTGTTTTGGTGGGGCAAGAAGTTCCAAAGAGCTTGAGAATTTCTTGTGGGACATGGAGCAATACTTTAGCGTTGCGAAGATTAGCGTGGCTGAACAAGTGGATCTTACCGTGATGTATCTCACGGGTGATGCAAAGCTTTGGTGGCGGACGAGAACCAAAGAGGACTTAAGTGCTGGACGTCCAAAGATTGAGACATGGGATTGTCTCAAGAAGGAGCTAAAGGAGCAGTTCCTTCCGAACAATACATCCTGGATAGCGCGGGAGGAATTGAAAAGGCTCAAACACGATAGATCAATTCGTGAGTATGTTAAAGCTTTCAGTTCCTTGATTCTCGACATTGAGAATATGTCTGAGGAGGACAGGTTGTTCAACTTCATGTCCGGATTGCAAACTTGGGCGCAAGCGGAACTAAGGCGACAGAACGTAAAGGATTTGTCCTCCGCTATTGCTGCTGCGGACAgcttgattgattttaaatcaACTACAAGAGAGGGCTATACATCAACCTCCTTCAAGTCTAAGGGAAGAAACAAGGAGGAAAGAACGAGGAAGAAGTTCGGTGGGGGTGCATCGAGGGCTACTGCCGCGGAGAAGGGCAAGGCCAAGTTTATGGGTGCACAAGGTAAGAGTACTAAACCGAACTTTACTTGCTTCATTTGTGATGGTCCTCACTTTGCGAGGGAATGTCCGAAGAGGGAGAAGTTGAATGCTATTCGGGCTGGGGATAGCGATGAAGGGGAAGGGGTAGTTACGCACGTCAATCCTATGCGTGTGATAAACTGCCTGGTAGCTAAATCAGAGGATGGGGCTGCCGAAACCCGCCCTGTCGATAAAGACTTGGCGAGGATTGATGCACTGCGGAAAGGGAAGTCAGGGGCTACGGACAATCTAATGTATGTGAAGATTGGGATAAATGGCAAAGACGTGAATGCTATGCTGGATTCAGGCGCAACCCACACGTTTGTGGCAGATCGGCTGGTGAAAGAACTTGGCCTGCGGCTGAGTGACAGCCACACATCAATGAAGGCAGTAAACTCGAAGGCACAGAGGATTGCTGGGATGTCTTATGATGTGCCGATAATGCTGGATCAGTGGAGAGGCAAGCAGGATGTGCTGGTCGTAAGTCTGGATGATTACGATATTATTCTTGGCCTTGATTTCTTACGAAAAGCCAAGGTTGTTTTGATGCCATATCTCAATGGAATGATGATTGCGAGTGAGGGATGCCCTTGTTTTGTCCCATGTTGTAATATCGCAGCTGTGAATGTTGTGAAAAGGGGAAAAAGCGTGGTCTCGGCAATTGCTATTGATAAAGCATTGCGGAAAGGAGGGGAAGTGTTTCTAGCGACAATAGTCGACGAAAAGGCAGACTGTTGTGGTGAGGTGCCGAAAGAAATTGCTAGCGTGCTGCAGCAATTCGAAGAT is a window encoding:
- the LOC127905685 gene encoding uncharacterized protein LOC127905685, producing the protein MEAIRERLTRLETLIGSEEEDEERSIVDRLKEAVESAERAESLYISLAAESSERLATIEETIAILKKAVTSAPIGVSTSKPKVPEPKCFGGARSSKELENFLWDMEQYFSVAKISVAEQVDLTVMYLTGDAKLWWRTRTKEDLSAGRPKIETWDCLKKELKEQFLPNNTSWIAREELKRLKHDRSIREYVKAFSSLILDIENMSEEDRLFNFMSGLQTWAQAELRRQNVKDLSSAIAAADSLIDFKSTTREGYTSTSFKSKGRNKEERTRKKFGGGASRATAAEKGKAKFMGAQGKSTKPNFTCFICDGPHFARECPKREKLNAIRAGDSDEGEGVVTHVNPMRVINCLVAKSEDGAAETRPVDKDLARIDALRKGKSGATDNLMYVKIGINGKDVNAMLDSGATHTFVADRLVKELGLRLSDSHTSMKAVNSKAQRIAGMSYDVPIMLDQWRGKQDVLVVSLDDYDIILGLDFLRKAKVVLMPYLNGMMIASEGCPCFVPCCNIAAVNVVKRGKSVVSAIAIDKALRKGGEVFLATIVDEKADCCGEVPKEIASVLQQFEDVMPPQLPKKLPPRRAIDHRIELVPGAKPPSQAPYRMSPRELAELRKQLEELIDSGFVRPSKAPYGAPVLFQKKADGSLRMCVDYRALNKVTIKNKYPVPLIQDLMDRLCGASIFTKLDLRSGYWQVRVADGDEHKTTCVTRYGSYEFLVMPFGLTNAPATFCNLMNDVLYDFLDNFVVVYLDDIVIYSRGIEDHVTHLSKVLSRLREYELYVKREKCEFAKAEICS